One window of the Oncorhynchus mykiss isolate Arlee chromosome 5, USDA_OmykA_1.1, whole genome shotgun sequence genome contains the following:
- the purbb gene encoding transcriptional activator protein Pur-beta, with translation MREREFVEPGVIGRPKANAGALGAGFGDDHEGGVQAEREIRRRGRSWLAVLKMADGDSGSERGGGSSGGGGGGGGGGSGFQHSQREQETQELASKRLDIQNKRFYLDVKQNNKGRFIKIAEVGAGGSKSRLTLSMSVAAEFRDYLGDFIEHYAQLGPSSPEQIAQSSVGEDGGPRRALKSEFLVRENRKYYLDLKENQRGRFLRIRQTVNRGPGFGVGGPGGGMQAGQTIALPAQGLIEFRDALAKHIDDYGGDDGELAGGTAAGAYGELPEGTSIMVDSKRFFFDVGSNKYGVFLRVSEVKPSYRNSITIPFKAWGKFGGAFSRYAEEMKEIQERQRDKIYERREESEGEEVDDD, from the coding sequence ATGAGGGAAAGAGAATTCGTTGAACCTGGAGTGATTGGCAGACCCAAGGCCAATGCGGGAGCGCTTGGGGCGGGTTTTGGTGATGACCATGAAGGGGGTGTGCAAGCCGAGAGGGAGATACGCAGGAGAGGGAGAAGCTGGCTGGCGGTGCTGAAGATGGCGGATGGTGACAGTGGGAGCGAGCGCGGCGGTGGCAgcagcggaggaggaggaggaggaggaggtggtggaagcGGGTTCCAGCACTCCCAGAGAGAGCAGGAGACCCAGGAGCTGGCGTCCAAGCGACTGGATATCCAGAACAAGCGCTTCTACCTGGACGTCAAGCAAAACAACAAGGGCAGGTTCATCAAAATCGCCGAGGTCGGGGCCGGGGGCTCCAAAAGTCGCCTGACCCTGTCCATGTCAGTTGCGGCGGAGTTTCGTGACTACCTGGGGGATTTCATAGAGCACTACGCCCAACTGGGGCCTAGCAGCCCGGAGCAGATCGCCCAGTCCTCGGTCGGAGAGGACGGTGGGCCCAGGCGAGCCCTGAAGAGCGAGTTCTTGGTCCGTGAGAACCGTAAATACTACCTCGATCTGAAGGAGAACCAGCGGGGGAGGTTCCTGCGGATCCGACAGACCGTAAACCGAGGGCCCGGGTTCGGAGTAGGGGGGCCTGGAGGAGGCATGCAGGCCGGGCAGACCATAGCCCTTCCGGCCCAAGGCTTAATAGAGTTTAGAGACGCCCTTGCCAAGCATATAGATGATTACGGTGGAGACGACGGAGAGTTGGCGGGTGGAACCGCAGCTGGGGCCTATGGGGAGCTTCCCGAGGGCACATCCATCATGGTGGACTCTAAACGGTTCTTTTTCGACGTCGGGTCCAACAAATACGGCGTGTTCCTGCGAGTGAGCGAGGTCAAACCGAGCTACAGGAACTCTATCACCATCCCGTTCAAAGCGTGGGGGAAGTTCGGAGGAGCTTTCAGCCGCTATGCGGAGGAGATGAAAGAGATCCAGGAGCGACAGCGGGATAAAAtttatgagaggagagaggagtcggagggagaggaggtggatgaCGACTGA
- the il1b gene encoding interleukin-1 beta, which translates to MRQVAHLVMVLHRMKHTFQKSDSTHTPLGMECTDDQLSGIIMDNLLEECVMERVQEPEGAFKRLDSPRQCTLCDSYQKSLVHNPETMVLRAVTLRGGIDHQRARFNLSMYNINMKNSHTIQAQPVALRIASSDFNLSCSKQTDSTAPILQLERSSDDQLRTISAQGDTARFLFYMTTKGISLTTFESAKYPGWFISTSLEQRQPVAMCQTEDLRKLTNFYVNN; encoded by the exons ATGAGACAGGTGGCTCACCTGGTGATGGTGCTGCACAGGATGAAACACACCTTTCAGAagtctgactccacacacactcccctggGCATGGAGTGCACCGACGACCAGCTTTCAGGCATCATCATGGACAACCTGTTGGAAG AGTGTGTGATGGAGCGGGTCCAGGAGCCAGAGGGAGCCTTCAAGCGACTGGACAGCCCCAGGCAGTGCACCCTGTGTGACAGTTACCAGAAGAGCCTGGTGCACAACCCTGAAACCATGGTGCTACGTGCCGTTACACTGCGGGGCGGCATCGACCACCAGAGAG cgagGTTCAACCTCTCCATGTATAATATTAATATGAAGAACTCCCACACTATCCAGGCCCAGCCAGTTGCCTTGAGGATTGCCAGTAGCGACTTCAACTTGTCCTGCTccaagcagacagacagcacagcTCCCATCCTACAGTTGGAG cGGAGTTCTGACGACCAGTTGAGGACCATCAGCGCTCAGGGAGACACAGCCCGTTTCCTCTTCTACATGACAACCAAAGGCATCTCCCTGACCACCTTCGAGTCGGCCAAGTACCCCGGCTGGTTCATCAGCACCTCACTGGAGCAACGCCAGCCCGTAGCGATGTGTCAGACAGAGGACCTCAGAAAGCTCACCAACTTCTATGTCAACAactaa